The genomic region CTGATGTTTGAAAACCCAGCGCGGTTTTGTTTGCGTTTGTCTTGTTTCTGTCGAGTTTCCCtcattgttttgtctttctccTTTAGACTAGTGAAAAAATAACTGGTTCACAGGTTCAGATAACAGTGATGTCGACAAGGAAACTGGCCAAGTACGTATCTTTTAATTTGTAGTCGGTACTTAGTTAGTCATTAGCCTCTTAACTAGCTTAACAACAGCTAACCCAAATAACAaatagaaaagacaaaaaaaaacaaaaaaaacgtgtaCTAAGATGAGCATGCGAAAGTTTTATGGTACTTTTCTGAGTTTTAATCTGAAGATGTAGTAGCATGAAGTCGTATGCTTTTGATTATATGTGGAGACGTGTTTCTTCGAAGAGTCATATTGATCTTTATTTGAggttttattgtggttttgTATCTTTATCCACAGAGAGCTTGGGTTATTAAGGCAGCGGAGTCAGTCTTCCACTGGGTCAAAGAAGTCACTTGTGTCCAGTGAGTGATCGGTCTGCATTCAGCTTGTGTTGAAATATCATTCATCATGTGGCAGTTGTCTAACCCGGTTTACATGATTTCAGATCAAATATTTTCATACTTGATTGTGATTGATTTTGAGTCTACATGctggaaagagaaaaacaactatAGCCAGGAAATTAGTAAGTAAAGCACTGGTTTATTTTTCCCATGAATGATATTTCATGTGGGGCCACGTTACTTATCCACCCTTCATTACAAACAACACATGTGTTCCTTATCCTTCAGTTGAGTTTCCTGCTGTTTTGCTGAACACGTCCTCAGGAGAAGTTGAGTCTGAGTTTCACACATATGTTCAACCCCAAGAACATCCTACTCTCTCTGAGTTCTGCACTGAACTGACTGGGATCACACAGGTGAGTGTGCACATGCAAAATATTTGTACATAATATATTTAAGAACCACACTTGTGTTTACGTTGCATCTGACAGCTTcatctctctccatctcacAGATGCAAGTAGAGGCAGGGATCCCCCTCCGGATCTGTCTGTCTCGATTCTGCCGCTGGCTGCAAAACCTGCAGCTTGAGATGGGTGTAGTCTTTCCCAACAGCCAACAGAGATGTTCTGCACCTTCACCTTCTCAAAAGCTGTGTACTTTCCTCACATGGTcaggtaaaaaaatgttttaccgTACACATTTTTGTATTGGTTCACCATAAATTGTTAGCAATGACCACCATAACCTTCCTCACCAGCCCTTGGTTCAGTTTACTAAGATACTtcctgcactgtaaaaaaaaaaaagatctcacAAAATGTCAAGTATTTTGTCTGAACACAATcattacacatatatatatatatatatatactgatgtattgtaaaaaataaaaaaaaatatatataaaatatgtttttacgTTTGTTGTACCTCCTGTTGCACTACAAATCAGACTGGGATCTTGGAGTTTGTTTGCAGTACGAGTGTAAACGTAAGCAGCTCCATAAACCTGATGTGCTCAACAGCTGGATAGACCTGAGAAGCACATACAGAGTAAGTGAGAACTTTCTCTTTTCACATTTGCTCTCTTTCATAATAACTTGCTCACTCAAGACTATGCCTCAAATGACATCTTGACACATGTTATGAGTTTAAAGTTTCCAACAGTTGTGTGTAttgactaaataaaaaaaaaatagttaatTGATGTCTGCCAGTTGTATTTTTCCAGCtattttacaacaggaaacctAAAGGCCTGAATGGGGCACTGCAAGATCTAGGAATTCAGTTTACAGGGAGAGAACATtcaggtacaaaaaaaagatcaatgGTCTTTTGGCCCATATACTCTACatagaatataaacacaatcaaagtctgtgtgttgtgtttttaattttttgtcaGGGTTGGATGATGCCCGAAATACAGCTCAGCTGGCAGTGAGAATGATGAGGGATGGGTGTGTGATGAAGATCACCAGAAGCCTTGAGAGGGTGAGTGGCCATCGACCAACACTACCTCCCTGCTACTAAATGCCCAACCTCCTTTTTTGTCCAAGAGCAGAACCTGTTATGGACGATGATCTTGTTTGGGTCACAgagatattatattatatgtatatttttaacatgaataaatatgtataaaagtGCTGCAAATTATAACTACATATTTTTTGCCTTCCTATTCCCATCTTTGTAAAAATTCTGTTCTTGATGGAACATGAAATTTGAAGTACTGCTTTCTGGACAATAATAGCACCATATTTATACATGAAGGGGCTGGATAATATAGCACTAAATCATTAGGGCAattgaatatattttattttattttgtgaattacTGATTATATCTCCAATCTTCTCATTATTATAGACCCCATCCGTGGTCAATCCTGTGTTTGGAAACCTAACTTCAGACAAGACAAAAGGAAAACCCAACATcaataaagaggaaaatatcCGTATTACAAAGTCATCATCCACGATTCCTTCTGAATCCTGTCAAATAAAGTCACGTTCAGCGGGAAATGCTGTAAATCTTGACCCAAAAGAAAATTCAGTTCAGGAATCTGTCCAAAACCTGATCTTACCCAAGACAATTCTGAATGCTGCTACTGCACCACTGTGGGGACACAGCAGGGCAATGGCTACAGCAGTGGCTGTCACTGATCTTTCTTCAGTTCTGGTAACCACTTCCTCACCACGCAGTAGTAGTAACAAAAGCCTTGTTCTGTGTTCTACTACTTTGGGCTGCCTATCTCATCTGCCTCAACCAAACCAGGTCACAAAAACTGGATTGATTGTGCAACTTGAGAAAGATGAAAGTGAAGAATTTTCAgtggaaacagaggagaggtgtGGTTCATATGACGATGTGGTGCTGGAGAATGATAATGTTATGAATGAAGCTGATGGAGACTGTGGCGCTGAGTACGTATCAGATTTTGACAGTGGGTGTTACGTAGAAGATGAAcctcaacatttacatttaacaaaggCTCAGGTCACATTGAAGGAAAACATGAGTGCTGGGATGGACTCTGAGACCATTCGCCTTTCCACAACATCTGCAAAGAAGAGCATGGGGCATCTCACAACAATCTCAGAGCCATATTTTGCAGTGCCAAAGACTGTTATTTGTGGCTCCAAAACAAATTGGCACAAATCAGGACATAAGATATCTCCACAAATCCAAGATAAGTCATATGGAGtcctaaaaaacaacaaaacaaacacaccatctCCACTAGGGCACAAAACGTTCATTCCTGGAAACACATCCACACCTAATGCTTCATTTACCAAACCCAAAGCATTTATACAAATCAGGAAAAATACAGAGACTCCAAGGTCTTCCTTCACCATCTACACTGACTCAGCAAGACAGGCTGGAACCCCCTCCCATTCTTCCTCATTCAGCACTCTTAACACACCCAAGAATGTCCTCCGCTCTTTGCCAgccaacacacactcatcatgTATCAACCGTTCCTCCACTTCTGTGACAACAAAAAGAGGACAGAAGATCACATCCCCACTGTGCTCATGTGGACGCCGTGCCAAGCGGCAGGTTGTGTCAAATGGTGGTCCGAACCATGACCGGGGGTTTTACTGCTGTCCAGTCCGCCGTTCAGGCAGTGGAGGCAGGATCCAGAAGGGATGTGAGTTCTTCAAATGGGAATCATCCCTGATGAAGAGTGTCTCCCCAGCTGCTCTGGCCTCTGTGTCACTGGGCCAGATCAACTCGACTTTTAACTGACTAACAACAGAGGCTAACGCTACGAAAAAGTTATTAATCTGTTTGGACATGCGTCACAGTCTGCTCCATCAAACCAATCAGAGAGACGTTTTCATTGAGAAGTCAACTTCTCATGGATTGCACATCTTTGACATCTCAGTCAAGTCTGCTCAACTAATCATTTTTAATACCAAATATAGTTATTCCAATTATGGTTACTGATCACTGGTTTTCAATTTTTATAAATGCAACAAAGcagatttttggttttatttacattgtaaatTACAGCATGTTGAAATATTTTgggtgtatgtgtatatatatatatatgtatatgtatttatatatatatatatgtatttatatttatatgtatttatatatatatatgtatttatatatatatatgtatatgtaataaatatatacatattatataatatatgttacTATATCATATATGAATTAGTAAACTGAGGTAATCAtggacacagaaaacaaacactgtgttggAGATCAAGattagcagcaatattaattaatattaattgattattgGGTTGgatatggatttattttttttatgtacatacAGAACATAAAATTAAGCCAGGACAATAATTAAAGTTACTGCTAGTTAAATGACAAATCATGTGTGTaaccaaaagaaaaatatgtatattaataaatattagaaaaatcaaagtaaaaatacaaattaggaagaaataaagaaatacaatcgGGTGATTACAGTTATGGAAAATGATTTCTtaatattttatcttcaattttttacacactggaccttcaataCATAATAATATCATCTGATTAGATTTTTTCCAATTTTACATCAAATCCAGGAAGCTGTGATGATAGCAAACCTTAGGCCTGTTCAAGTGGCGGTCTGTGAAGCCAATATCAGGTCCGGAGAATTTTGTGATGTAATATTTTGGTTTGGGCTTCACTAGTAAGGAAATACTTAATCATTCATTATTTCCATCATGCTGTCATTAGCTTTAAATAGTTGAGTCTGTTtcgaagaaagaatcacacagactttgAGGAAATCCTCTCTTTAgcggaggaggaaatggctacTTTATTAAATagttaataattataatatatatcatatatgtgtgtatgtgtatatttatatatatatatttaaatatatatatttcaacattattctcacaatattgcGACTTGATTGTGGaaatagattttaaaaaatatattatttacaaagGCGATTTTATTATCAATTATGAAACTCAGTTATGCTTTACAGGTGAAATATATAAAGACAAATGTCCAGTTTATAGTTTGCCTTTAGTCCCTCCTCGCACGCCGTAGTGAGCCGCTAAAATACTGCTATGTTGTTGTGACTTCAGGAGATGTTTTTGAGACAACAGTAACTCCTCTCGCCTTTTACTGTGTAGACACCACATTGAATTAAAAACGCATTTAGCTAATTTCGTCTCAGCCCGTAAAATAACGACTAATTCCACCGAGGAGAAGCAACTCAAACAAGACGGTAGTTCGCTGCTGCCACTTAACTGCAGTTAAGTAGGAAAGCGTCGCTGCTGTAGGATGTCGGCCGTGCCAAACGAGTCGAGGAAACGGAACCGAAAGCGATATGCGTACGGATACTTTCATACCAAGCGGCACAAGGGTCCCCGGGAGCTGGACGTGGGCATGGAGGGAATCCTAGTCACCTGCAACAACGAGAAGACGTGCACACCAGAGGCCCTCAACCTGCTCAGTGAATACGCTGACAAGCTCTATGGACCGGATTCGGTGAGTAGGACACACTGCAGTCATTCCTATTCTGTTATTTGACCTAATTAAATGAACCACTGCAGTATGTTTCTTCTAACAGCTGGTGTTGAGAAGCCACAGGAgtagtagggctgcaactaaagattattttcataatgattAATCTGccgattgttttctcgattaatttccaggtttgtttgCCAAACCTCATtgataatcaaaaaaaaatatcgAAATAATCGTTGCAGTCCTACAAAGGAGGTATATGCCGATACTATAGATTGCAAAGTAATAAAACAATGGCAGCCATACCTAAAAGTTACAATAAACAGATGGGCTAAATAAAGTATGGTATAACAGTATAGTGTCACagctgataatgtaataaagtgcatttcccaataatgtaatacacttttttaccaataatgtaataaattattacattaacAGGAGGTTATTACATTATAAGGTTAGCCTTCATTTCGCAGGTCCTGGTAATGAAATAATTccccaatattgtaataatttaacagcagaccacCCGTTACATGGCTTCAAGTGGTGACACTATGTAAGCAACACTAGCTCGAGAGCTCTAGCGCcaccaacaggacaaagttggacatgcatgtactgtatgttcattAACTTTTGACTTGTTGGCTTAGTTCCTGTTATGTTTGATTGGCTGTCACGGCCAATCGCCTTTGAATTTCAAGATGTTGAATGCATTCGTGTGGCATGGTCTGAAGATCATCTGAACGATGTTTTGAGaagattacacaaaatgtgtgacaagagaAGCCTTTTAAAGGTCAtggatcaaatcaaagatggcagaaaatccaatatggctgaaaaaaaacattaaggatgCGTTGAACTCAGCTTGGCCCAAGGGTTCCAGTGATACATCGTTTGTGAAAAATGGATGAACAAGTCAAAAGttaatgtacatacatgcatgtccaactttgtcctgttggtgGCGCTAGAGCTCTCGAGCTTGGGTTGcttacacagtatcaccacttgaacccaagtaacgggtggtctgctgttaaattattacaatatgTAATAACCTCCCATTAATgtaatactttattacattattggtaaaaagtgtattacattattgggaaatgcactttattacattatcgggaCGTTATTACGTTATCAGGttttataacattttcaatgaaCTCAATTACAaatttttatcacattattgGGGTTATTACATTATCTGGATTTgttacattatcaggttctacAGGGCTGGCTCTGTTAAAGACCAttttggatgtttgtttgtttttttcttttttaattaaaatactgTGGATGTTGTTTGTAATGAAGACGGTAGATTGTAAATTTATTTCACATGTAAAGTaactttttaagaaaaataaatggctAGTTGGAGGTTAGCATACAAACTATGCTGttagaaattgaaaaaaaaactaattgaaATGATCATGAGAGGGAGTTTTCTAAAGAAATTGCCTCCATTGATTACAGTTGCATGATGATGCTGAGAGCATCAGTGAAGAACTAGAGGCTGGAGCATCGAGACCACAACAGGAGAAATACTTTCAGGCTATGAAGAGTGGGGCACACAATGTGATCTTCATCAGAACTCAAAATTTGGgtaaaaactgaatcaaaagAATACTTACGTCTTCATGATTATGGAATATAGGTTATTAACTTTATTTTGCTCTCCTAGAACCTGATAAGTTGGTTCATTCCATCCTGTCTGATCTTCACACCACCAAGAAGAAAAAGTCCAATGAGATTCTTCGGATGCTGCCAGTGAGAATCTAAAATCATATTAGTCAATTTAATACACATAGTATGCAAAGATGTCATCACAAGTGACCATATTTAAACAATCATGTTTTAAAGTGCATGTTTTAAAGTATATTCGGGTGTGTCCAACTCCACTTTTGCCAATTACGTTGCCAGTCATCTAGGTAAAAAGTAAGgtgaaaaacatgaatttgtATTTATGTGCATTAGAGTTTTGTTAGCTGCTTACACTAAAAATCAGTTTAGTCTATATCAAGACTGGAATAATCCAAGTTTAATAGTGACTAATCCTTGTTTTGTTCTCAAACTAGGTAACTGGAACATGCATGGCCTTCCACGAGGAAATAGTGAGGTACCTAACTACTTTCTTGGAACCATGGTTCAGAGCACCAAACTATGCTACCTATCACATCGCCTTCAAGGGCCGCGACATCGGCTACAAGAAGACAGATGAAATCATGAAATCAATTGCAGGTTGAGTTTATTTAATCTAGTTAATATTTATATGACAATTTAGTTGAATAAGAAATTTGAATATTGCATCTTGATCAAAAATGAAAGTCAATCAATCTTTTGTTTATTGGCCATCACAGGTGTTCTGGGGAGGTTGAATCGTAAAAACAAACTGGAGTTGACAAACCCACAACTGACAATCATCATTGAGGTTATCAAGGCCGTGTGTTGCATCAGTGTGGTTAGAGACTATAAACTGTATAGAAAGTACAACATTCAGGAAATACTAAAAGTGGATGCACCAAAGCCTGATGCGACCTCAGCAAAAACTGATGCAAACAAACCCGAGGAGGAGGGGAATCAGAAGGAAGAGGACACAAAACATGAAGACAAGACGGGTGATTTggaaaatggcaaaaatgtttCGGAGGACGACAAGAAGGTTGATAAGGGTCAAGGTGAAGGAGAGTAAGGCTTTGAAATCAAAGCAACAAGTTGTTGGTCATATTTAAAATACCTTTGCTATATTGTTATGCTTTTGTTTGCCAAGTGAAAGAAAGCTGACTTTGTTCATGGTTtataatggcgcatttccaccggctctactcacctcggcacgattaggttgcatctccactacaaaaaagtatctacttaacgtgggcggagtcataactgcacggctgagtgaaactgctgtgacttactttatacgcgacacagacacgagtgactagtgactttacaccagacttctgtagttgttggggATCAACCCaggtttttaggattgttaagtagttttaatttatctacaattcggcactgttcggcttgatttctgtccacacgtctcttgagtacagcctcctactccacagactacagcggcagcggtctgtgatgccgctcatGATCAccggcgctgtccctaaatacgccactccactttaaaagactcctgttaaatatagaggtttcccttgtagttgttggagattaacccaagttttttggattgttaagtagttttaagtgatctacagttcggcgctgttcggcttgatttgtgagtGGCATGTATGGCTGTGAtgggactctggccagtcagcgaccggcagtctgaccaatcatcgcatagaacctactactactaccacgctgggaacctcgccggagcaggtactaaaaatagtacctggtaccaggtactatgctagtggaaacgcatcttaaaccgtgccgtggtgTGGTGAGGTCAGgcaagtagagccggtggaaatgcgccttAAGAttgacaaaaattaaaaatgacataaaatgatgtACTGACTGTTTTCATTAGGAAAACTATTGACTATATTGAGGTGTCCATTTCAAATTCCTTGACAAAGTGGAAAATTACATAAAATGATGTACTGACTGTTTTCTTTAGGAAAACTTTATTAACTATATTGGGGTGTCCATTTTAAATTGGAGAGCTTTAGAATTAACTGTATGTGTCTTTGTGATGTGCAGCTTAACTTTGTTGCAGCAGCTCACTTTTTTTCATCTGAATCTTCTCTTTAAgtgtcatttgaatttgactAAACAGAGGTGTGTGTTACATGAAATAATGGATGTTTTTTGGAAGAAATGTTATTTCCTAAATAAGCACCTGAATTAAAATTGCCTGTGTTTGTAATCAGTTTAGTACATGTAGTGTGTCGTAGCTTTTCCACTTCCACTTTTACACATCCCATTCACATTATTGGACAAACTGAAGCTTAAAGCTGACTGACAATCTCTGATTAAATTCTGATAAATTCATATAGCTAACTTTaagggtttatttatttacaattagTTTCACACTAGATGTATGTTCCTTAATTCCTTAACTCTTGTTCAAGTGAGATGATTAACTGCAGCAACTAGGCTCTGTTCAAGGGTGTTGCCACAGAAGCAGTAGCTCCTGCCAGGAAGGCCAATCAAAGCCTGATGCAACTCAAAATATAGAGCCGAGAGCAGAACATCCCAGAGTCATATTGTTAAAGAAATATATTATGGTCAGAGAGGACTATATGTATCTTATCTCTGTTCTATTTAGTTCAGAATTTTCTTCAATATATTCTCCAAACATAACTCATCACTTATTCCAGAGACTCCAGAAATACagccaggggtctcaaactcaaatgacctgggggccactctGGTCAGGAGccagtgaagtga from Solea senegalensis isolate Sse05_10M linkage group LG6, IFAPA_SoseM_1, whole genome shotgun sequence harbors:
- the eri2 gene encoding ERI1 exoribonuclease 2 yields the protein MSTRKLAKELGLLRQRSQSSTGSKKSLVSNQIFSYLIVIDFESTCWKEKNNYSQEIIEFPAVLLNTSSGEVESEFHTYVQPQEHPTLSEFCTELTGITQMQVEAGIPLRICLSRFCRWLQNLQLEMGVVFPNSQQRCSAPSPSQKLCTFLTWSDWDLGVCLQYECKRKQLHKPDVLNSWIDLRSTYRLFYNRKPKGLNGALQDLGIQFTGREHSGLDDARNTAQLAVRMMRDGCVMKITRSLERTPSVVNPVFGNLTSDKTKGKPNINKEENIRITKSSSTIPSESCQIKSRSAGNAVNLDPKENSVQESVQNLILPKTILNAATAPLWGHSRAMATAVAVTDLSSVLVTTSSPRSSSNKSLVLCSTTLGCLSHLPQPNQVTKTGLIVQLEKDESEEFSVETEERCGSYDDVVLENDNVMNEADGDCGAEYVSDFDSGCYVEDEPQHLHLTKAQVTLKENMSAGMDSETIRLSTTSAKKSMGHLTTISEPYFAVPKTVICGSKTNWHKSGHKISPQIQDKSYGVLKNNKTNTPSPLGHKTFIPGNTSTPNASFTKPKAFIQIRKNTETPRSSFTIYTDSARQAGTPSHSSSFSTLNTPKNVLRSLPANTHSSCINRSSTSVTTKRGQKITSPLCSCGRRAKRQVVSNGGPNHDRGFYCCPVRRSGSGGRIQKGCEFFKWESSLMKSVSPAALASVSLGQINSTFN
- the LOC122771352 gene encoding THUMP domain-containing protein 1-like; the encoded protein is MSAVPNESRKRNRKRYAYGYFHTKRHKGPRELDVGMEGILVTCNNEKTCTPEALNLLSEYADKLYGPDSLHDDAESISEELEAGASRPQQEKYFQAMKSGAHNVIFIRTQNLEPDKLVHSILSDLHTTKKKKSNEILRMLPVTGTCMAFHEEIVRYLTTFLEPWFRAPNYATYHIAFKGRDIGYKKTDEIMKSIAGVLGRLNRKNKLELTNPQLTIIIEVIKAVCCISVVRDYKLYRKYNIQEILKVDAPKPDATSAKTDANKPEEEGNQKEEDTKHEDKTGDLENGKNVSEDDKKVDKGQGEGE